Genomic window (Paenibacillus sp. PK3_47):
TGAAATCAAATCACCTACATAGGGTTGTCGAGACTTTCTCAACGGACAAAGCAGCAGCCTCCCGGTCAGGGGAGAGCTGCTGCTCAGTGCTTGCTATGGGAAATCAGGAGCTGTTTCCAGTGCAGAACATTCTGCCGGGGAACAGCTCTTTTTGCTGCGTTTACGGGAATTAACGCTGTACGGCTTTCAGACGATAGGTGCAGCTGACGAAATCGCCGCGCAGGTCAGAGACCACAAGTCCGATACGCATCAGGCGGTCGCCGCCGTAAGGCGTGCCGTCAAAGGCTGTCTGGAACGGAGCGGAGCTGTCTGCTGAGGATGTATCCGTTCCTCCGTGGCTGTCCGTGCTATCGGCTGCTCCGGTTTCAATCACGTAATCCAGCTCTGGATTCAGTCCCTTGAGCGTAAGCCGTGAGATCGGCGCGTTAGGTGTGGCGAGTACGCGGAAATAAGCGACAAAAGCTTCCGTTTTGTCTTCACTGACGAACATCCAGGCGGTGTCCCCGCTGCCTTCAAAAGGACTGAGCAGACGGTACATATCGCCCTGCTGCACCAGTGTGCGGATTTCCTTGTACTGGGCAATCTGTTTGGCAGCCAGGTTTTTCTCAGCCTCGGTGAAGGTTCTGAGATCCAGTTCATAGCCGAAGTTGCCGCTCATGGCCACATCGCCGCGGATGGCCAGCGAAGTGGTCCGTTCCACCTGATGGTTCGGCACTGCCGATACGTGTGCACCCATGCTGCTCGCCGGGTATACGATGCTAGTACCGTATTGAATGGACAGACGTTCGATAGCGTCGGTATCATCGCTGGTCCAGGTCTGCGGCATGTAGAACAGCATACCCGGATCGAAACGGCCGCCGCCGCCGGAGCAGCTCTCGAACAGGATGTCAGGGAACTGCGAAGTCAGGCGTTCCATCAGATTATACAGGCCGAGCATATAACGGTGGGCCGTTTCCTGCTGGCGCTCAGGGCCTGCTGCGGCGGAGGCGATCTCCGTCATGTTGCGGTTCATGTCCCACTTGACATAAGTGATAGGTGCGCTGGCGAACACAGCGCTCAAAGTCTCATACAGATAGTCGCAGACTTCCGGGCGGGAAAGGTCGAGAATCAGCTGGTTGCGCGCCTCGGTACGGCGGCGCCCTTCAGCGTGCAGGCACCAGTCCGGATGCTTGCGGTACAGATCGCTGTCGGGAGAGACCATCTCCGGCTCAACCCACAGGCCAAACTGGAGGCCTTCATTGTTTACACGGTTAGCGAGATCAGCTAAGCCGCCAGGCAGCTTGCGGCGGTCTTCGAACCAGTCGCCGAGTGAGCTGTTGTCCTTGTCGCGCTTGCCGAACCAGCCGTCATCAAGGACGAACAGCTCGATGCCGAGCGGGCCGGCTTCTTTGGCGATTGCGGCGATTTTGTCGGCGTCAAAGTCAAAATAAGTCGCTTCCCAGTTATTAACGAGAA
Coding sequences:
- a CDS encoding alpha-galactosidase, which gives rise to MNIFVDDSLGLFHLQSKDTSYIIQLTEGYPSHVYWGAQLRHDSSLADALVLRERSSFSPTPRPEKPVFSPDALPQEYPQYGSGDFRRPAYQAKLADGSRITELKYTGYTIIPGKPALEGLPAVYAETEDEAKTLELILRDDYAGLTVRLLYTVFAGHSAIARSVRFEHNGTAPLRLEQALSASVDFADSDYDTLHLSGAWVRERHMQRRPLVPGAALSLESRRGSSSHQANPFLALLRPGADEDHGDVYGFSLVYSGSFAAAAEVEQFGQTRVTIGINPFDFSWLLEPGQSFQTPEAVLVYSGEGLGGMSRTYHRLYRTRLCRGVHRDKARPILVNNWEATYFDFDADKIAAIAKEAGPLGIELFVLDDGWFGKRDKDNSSLGDWFEDRRKLPGGLADLANRVNNEGLQFGLWVEPEMVSPDSDLYRKHPDWCLHAEGRRRTEARNQLILDLSRPEVCDYLYETLSAVFASAPITYVKWDMNRNMTEIASAAAGPERQQETAHRYMLGLYNLMERLTSQFPDILFESCSGGGGRFDPGMLFYMPQTWTSDDTDAIERLSIQYGTSIVYPASSMGAHVSAVPNHQVERTTSLAIRGDVAMSGNFGYELDLRTFTEAEKNLAAKQIAQYKEIRTLVQQGDMYRLLSPFEGSGDTAWMFVSEDKTEAFVAYFRVLATPNAPISRLTLKGLNPELDYVIETGAADSTDSHGGTDTSSADSSAPFQTAFDGTPYGGDRLMRIGLVVSDLRGDFVSCTYRLKAVQR